One stretch of Halichoerus grypus chromosome 10, mHalGry1.hap1.1, whole genome shotgun sequence DNA includes these proteins:
- the RRM2 gene encoding ribonucleoside-diphosphate reductase subunit M2 isoform X1, whose translation MLSVRVPLATIVDPQQQQQLQLSPLKGLSLADKENTPPSLSGTRVLASKTARRIFQEPAEPKTKVLGPSVEDEPLLRENPRRFVIFPIEYHDIWQMYKKAEASFWTAEEVDLSKDIQHWESLKPEERYFISHVLAFFAASDGIVNENLVERFSQEVQITEARCFYGFQIAMENIHSEMYSLLIDTYIKDSKEREFLFNAIETMPCVKKKADWALRWIGDKEATYGERVVAFAAVEGIFFSGSFASIFWLKKRGLMPGLTFSNELISRDEGLHCDFACLMFKHLVHKPSEQRVKEIIINAVRIEQEFLTEALPVKLIGMNCTLMKQYIEFVADRLMLELGFGKVFRVENPFDFMENISLEGKTNFFEKRVGEYQRMGVMSSPTENSFTLDADF comes from the exons ATGCTCTCCGTCCGCGTGCCGCTCGCCACCATCGTGgacccccagcagcagcagcagctccagcTCTCGCCCCTCAAGGGGCTCAGCCTGGCGGACAAGGAGAACACG CCCCCGAGTCTCAGCGGGACCCGCGTGCTGGCCAGCAAGACCGCCAGGAGGATCTTCCAGGAGCCCGCCGAGCCG AAAACTAAGGTGCTTGGCCCCAGCGTGGAGGACGAGCCACTACTGAGAGAAAACCCTCGTCGCTTTGTCATCTTCCCTATCGAGTACCATGATATTTGGCAGATGTATAAGAAAGCTGAGGCTTCCTTTTGGACAGCTGAAGAG GTGGATCTTTCCAAGGACATTCAGCACTGGGAATCCCTGAAGCCTGAGGAGAGATACTTTATATCCCACGTTCTGGCTTTCTTTGCCGCGAGTGATGGCATAGTAAATGAAAACTTG GTGGAGCGGTTTAGCCAAGAAGTTCAGATTACAGAAGCCCGCTGTTTCTATGGCTTCCAAATTGCCATGGAAAACATCCATTCTGAGATGTACAGTCTCCTCATTGACACTTATATTAAAGATTCCAAAGAAAG GGAATTTCTCTTCAACGCCATCGAGACAATGCCTTGTGTAAAGAAGAAGGCAGATTGGGCCTTGCGTTGGATTGGGGACAAAGAGGCTACCTACG GAGAACGGGTTGTAGCTTTTGCTGCTGTGGAAGGAATCttcttttctggttcttttgCGTCAATATTCTGGCTCAAGAAACGCGGCCTGATGCCTGGCCTCACGTTTTCCAATGAACTTATCAGCAGAGATGAG GGTTTACACTGTGACTTTGCCTGCCTGATGTTCAAACACCTGGTCCACAAACCTTCCGAGCAGAGagtgaaggaaataattattAATGCCGTTCGGATAGAGCAG GAGTTCCTCACGGAGGCCTTGCCTGTGAAGCTCATTGGGATGAATTGCACGTTAATGAAGCAGTATATTGAGTTCGTGGCAGACCGACTTATGCTGGAGCTAGGTTTTGGCAAG GTTTTCAGAGTAGAAAATCCATTTGACTTTATGGAGAATATTTCACTGGAAGGGAAGACTAACTTCTTTGAGAAGAGAGTAGGCGAGTATCAGAGGATGGGAGTGATGTCAAGTCCAACAGAGAATTCTTTTACCTTGGATGCTGACTTCTAA
- the RRM2 gene encoding ribonucleoside-diphosphate reductase subunit M2 isoform X2, with translation MLSVRVPLATIVDPQQQQQLQLSPLKGLSLADKENTPPSLSGTRVLASKTARRIFQEPAEPKTKVLGPSVEDEPLLRENPRRFVIFPIEYHDIWQMYKKAEASFWTAEEVDLSKDIQHWESLKPEERYFISHVLAFFAASDGIVNENLVERFSQEVQITEARCFYGFQIAMENIHSEMYSLLIDTYIKDSKEREFLFNAIETMPCVKKKADWALRWIGDKEATYGERVVAFAAVEGIFFSGSFASIFWLKKRGLMPGLTFSNELISRDEGLHCDFACLMFKHLVHKPSEQRVKEIIINAVRIEQEFLTEALPVKLIGMNCTLMKQYIEFVADRLMLELGFGKGPGRQRSTKQMKPRPSWRLCTDGGRGKAAN, from the exons ATGCTCTCCGTCCGCGTGCCGCTCGCCACCATCGTGgacccccagcagcagcagcagctccagcTCTCGCCCCTCAAGGGGCTCAGCCTGGCGGACAAGGAGAACACG CCCCCGAGTCTCAGCGGGACCCGCGTGCTGGCCAGCAAGACCGCCAGGAGGATCTTCCAGGAGCCCGCCGAGCCG AAAACTAAGGTGCTTGGCCCCAGCGTGGAGGACGAGCCACTACTGAGAGAAAACCCTCGTCGCTTTGTCATCTTCCCTATCGAGTACCATGATATTTGGCAGATGTATAAGAAAGCTGAGGCTTCCTTTTGGACAGCTGAAGAG GTGGATCTTTCCAAGGACATTCAGCACTGGGAATCCCTGAAGCCTGAGGAGAGATACTTTATATCCCACGTTCTGGCTTTCTTTGCCGCGAGTGATGGCATAGTAAATGAAAACTTG GTGGAGCGGTTTAGCCAAGAAGTTCAGATTACAGAAGCCCGCTGTTTCTATGGCTTCCAAATTGCCATGGAAAACATCCATTCTGAGATGTACAGTCTCCTCATTGACACTTATATTAAAGATTCCAAAGAAAG GGAATTTCTCTTCAACGCCATCGAGACAATGCCTTGTGTAAAGAAGAAGGCAGATTGGGCCTTGCGTTGGATTGGGGACAAAGAGGCTACCTACG GAGAACGGGTTGTAGCTTTTGCTGCTGTGGAAGGAATCttcttttctggttcttttgCGTCAATATTCTGGCTCAAGAAACGCGGCCTGATGCCTGGCCTCACGTTTTCCAATGAACTTATCAGCAGAGATGAG GGTTTACACTGTGACTTTGCCTGCCTGATGTTCAAACACCTGGTCCACAAACCTTCCGAGCAGAGagtgaaggaaataattattAATGCCGTTCGGATAGAGCAG GAGTTCCTCACGGAGGCCTTGCCTGTGAAGCTCATTGGGATGAATTGCACGTTAATGAAGCAGTATATTGAGTTCGTGGCAGACCGACTTATGCTGGAGCTAGGTTTTGGCAAG GGGCCAGGGAGACAACGAAGCACAAAGCAGATGAAGCCCAGGCCCTCGTGGAGATTGTGCACTGACGGGGGACGTGGGAAAGCAGCCAACTAA